The following coding sequences are from one Rutidosis leptorrhynchoides isolate AG116_Rl617_1_P2 chromosome 11, CSIRO_AGI_Rlap_v1, whole genome shotgun sequence window:
- the LOC139875096 gene encoding F-box/FBD/LRR-repeat protein At1g13570-like → MVNSPLGDADKKEQRKIPFSIISKNLSRWLPNKANSLKILRIVNINFGDLDQLQGALCMLRNSPDIEQLHLMNLLTTRHMYFDVTPASSYLEASNCLGQTLNQLKIIEITRVDGSRPVLLFIKLLLAHSPTLEKMSIQPNVTDVHERLNSKHVMQFPRASSKAELLYLNP, encoded by the exons ATGGTTAATTCCCCTCTGGGTGATGCCGACAAAAAAGAACAAAGAAAAATACCGTTCTCTATCATATCAA AAAATTTATCCAGGTGGCTTCCAAACAAGGCTAATAGTTTAAAGATTCTTAGGATTGTAAACATCAACTTTGGTGATctggatcaacttcaaggtgctctTTGTATGCTTCGAAACTCACCTGACATTGAACAACTTCATTTGATGAATTTGCTGACG ACTCGGCACATGTATTTTGATGTGACACCGGCATCCAGTTATTTGGAAGCATCAAACTGTTTGGGCCAGACATTGAATCAGTTGAAAATTATAGAAATCACACGTGTAGATGGATCGAGACCCGTGTTGCTCTTTATAAAGCTTTTACTTGCTCATTCTCCCACTCTTGAAAAAATGTCGATCCAACCTAATGTAACTGATGTTCATGAAAGACTCAATAGTAAACATGTTATGCAGTTTCCACGAGCTTCCTCGAAAGCAGAGCTTCTCTATTTAAATCCGTAG